The proteins below are encoded in one region of Girardinichthys multiradiatus isolate DD_20200921_A chromosome 19, DD_fGirMul_XY1, whole genome shotgun sequence:
- the fam167b gene encoding protein FAM167A: protein MDFKELGADCSEGDAEDLDSVKALTEKLKLQTRRPSYLEWQERLQSRPWTDRSPKDSPDSAGGDVSIPAILRNDNSELVVRNICGFDTIDDALEFLRKELREMQVQDNHLARQLIHLRGEIHRLKVEQVCHRHKEMLDDATYELEECGEESDLLCDIPMKAAFALSMPLKTLGVTKMNINSRRFSLC from the exons ATGGATTTTAAAGAGCTTGGAGCTGATTGCTCGGAGGGAGACGCGGAGGATCTGGACAGCGTCAAAGCGCTGACGGAAAAGCTGAAGCTGCAGACGCGAAGACCGTCCTATCTGGAGTGGCAGGAGCGGTTGCAGAGTCGCCCTTGGACGGACAGAAGTCCCAAGGATAGTCCGGActctgctggaggagatgtTTCCATACCGGCAATTTTGAGAAATGACAACTCTGAGCTGGTTGTGCGAAACATCTGCGGCTTTGATACTATTGATGATGCGTTGGAGTTTCTGAGAAAAGAGCTG AGGGAGATGCAAGTTCAGGACAATCATCTGGCCcgccagctgatccacctgcgTGGTGAAATCCACCGGCTCAAAGTGGAGCAGGTGTGCCACCGTCACAAGGAGATGCTGGACGATGCCACCTACGAGTTGGAGGAGTGCGGGGAGGAGTCCGACCTGCTGTGCGACATCCCCATGAAGGCCGCCTTTGCTCTGTCAATGCCTCTGAAAACCCTGGGCGTCACCAAGATGAACATCAACTCCAGACGTTTCTCACTGTGTTAA
- the zgc:154055 gene encoding myotubularin-related protein 9 isoform X1, with product MEFSDHIKTANVEDVVLRQPLHPPSRGTLCITGHHLLFSEREEGSSQQVLLLLRNIDAIEKSVENLLGYPGFLSNAAHGDRMSGSSGTITIKCKDLRVLQLDIPGMEQCLNISRSIETLSCLDNVSEMYPFFYRPTDLSLQDQWGLSTPEKHYTQMKELHERWRLSSVNKSYSVCPSYPPAVIVPNCIDDETLKKVAKFRQGGRFPVLCYYHRKNGMVIMRSSQPLTGANRKRCKEDELLLQAVIEDSEKGFIIDTRSSQQVQQARMTGGGFESKSFYNCWKRLHRQMERGKALQESLIKLVEACSDESHNVDRWLSKLENSKWLSHVQTALSTAGLLAECVERDGHSALVHGYEGTDCSLLICTLAQLIMDPFCRTLEGFLALLEREWVQAGHPFQQRCAHSAYSHARFQQESPVFLLLLDCVWQLWRQFPLALGFSEALLLRLANEVYASDYGTFLCNNDQDRCALGVKDRTHCLFRALLRPAERDYYSNPLYEPTELAIWPSVHPQSLQLWRGFFLRWTQLAHHLEAVQEEIRSMVIEWARVAQR from the exons ATGGAGTTTTCTGATCACATCAAGACGGCCAACGTGGAGGATGTTGTGCTCCGGCAGCCGCTGCACCCACCGAGCCGAGGGACCCTGTGCATCACCGGCCACCACCTGCTCTTCTCGGAGAGGGAGGAGGGCAGCTCCCAGCAGGTTCTGCTGCTGCTCAGGAACATCGATGCCATTGAGAAAAG TGTGGAAAACCTTTTGGGCTATCCCGGCTTCCTCTCTAATGCAGCCCACGGTGACAG GATGTCTGGATCCTCAGGAACAATTACCATCAAGTGTAAAGATCTGCGGGTGCTTCAGCTGGACATTCCTGGCATGGAGCAGTGCCTCAACATCTCACGCTCCATTGAG ACCCTGTCCTGTCTGGACAATGTGTCGGAGATGTATCCTTTCTTTTACAGACCCACTGACCTCAGCCTGCAGGACCAGTGGGGCCTCTCGACCCCTGAAAAACACTACACTCAAATGAAGGAGCTG CATGAGAGATGGAGACTGAGCAGCGTTAACAAAAGCTACTCTGTGTGTCCTTCCTATCCTCCGGCGGTCATTGTTCCAAACTGCATCGACGATGAAACGCTGAAGAAGGTGGCCAAATTCAGGCAGGGTGGCCGCTTCCCTGTCCTGTGCTACTATCACAGAAAGAATGGCATG GTAATCATGCGCAGCAGTCAGCCGCTTACAGGTGCCAACAGGAAACGTTGCAAGGAAGATGAACTCCTCCTTCAGGCTGTGATTGAAGACTCAGAAAAAGGTTTCATTATCGACACCCGTTCAAGTCAGCAGGTTCAGCAGGCACGTATGACAGGCGGAGGTTTTGAGTCCAAATCATTCTATAACTGCTGGAAGAGACTTCACAGACAGATGGAAAG GGGTAAGGCCCTCCAGGAGAGTCTGATCAAACTGGTGGAGGCCTGCAGTGATGAGTCCCACAACGTTGACCGCTGGCTCAGTAAGCTTGAGAATTCAAAGTGGCTGTCTCACGTCCAGACTGCTCTGTCCACAGCTGGCCTGCTGGCAGAGTGTGTGGAGAG GGACGGACATTCAGCTCTGGTCCATGGCTATGAAGGTACCGACTGCAGTTTGCTCATCTGCACTCTGGCTCAGCTCATCATGGACCCATTCTGCCGCACACTGGAGGGTTTCCTGGCTCTTCTGGAGAGGGAGTGGGTACAG GCAGGACACCCATTCCAGCAGCGGTGTGCCCATTCGGCTTACTCCCACGCTCGCTTCCAGCAGGAGTCTCCAGTCTTCCTACTCCTGCTGGACTGTGTTTGGCAGCTTTGGCGTCAGTTCCCCCTGGCATTGGGTTTCTCAGAGGCGCTGCTCCTCAGACTGGCGAACGAGGTGTACGCTTCAGACTACGGCACCTTTCTGTGTAACAACGACCAGGACAG GTGTGCCCTGGGAGTTAAGGACAGGACTCACTGTTTGTTCCGAGCCCTGCTGAGGCCAGCTGAAAGAGATTACTACTCAAACCCCCTGTATGAGCCCACAGAGTTGGCAATATGGCCTTCAGTTCACCCTCAGTCCCTGCAGCTCTGGAGAG GCTTTTTCCTGAGGTGGACGCAGCTGGCACATCATCTTGAAGCGGTTCAGGAGGAAATAAGGAGCATGGTCATTGAGTGGGCCAGGGTGGCACAGAGGTGA
- the zgc:154055 gene encoding myotubularin-related protein 9 isoform X2 produces MEFSDHIKTANVEDVVLRQPLHPPSRGTLCITGHHLLFSEREEGSSQQVLLLLRNIDAIEKRMSGSSGTITIKCKDLRVLQLDIPGMEQCLNISRSIETLSCLDNVSEMYPFFYRPTDLSLQDQWGLSTPEKHYTQMKELHERWRLSSVNKSYSVCPSYPPAVIVPNCIDDETLKKVAKFRQGGRFPVLCYYHRKNGMVIMRSSQPLTGANRKRCKEDELLLQAVIEDSEKGFIIDTRSSQQVQQARMTGGGFESKSFYNCWKRLHRQMERGKALQESLIKLVEACSDESHNVDRWLSKLENSKWLSHVQTALSTAGLLAECVERDGHSALVHGYEGTDCSLLICTLAQLIMDPFCRTLEGFLALLEREWVQAGHPFQQRCAHSAYSHARFQQESPVFLLLLDCVWQLWRQFPLALGFSEALLLRLANEVYASDYGTFLCNNDQDRCALGVKDRTHCLFRALLRPAERDYYSNPLYEPTELAIWPSVHPQSLQLWRGFFLRWTQLAHHLEAVQEEIRSMVIEWARVAQR; encoded by the exons ATGGAGTTTTCTGATCACATCAAGACGGCCAACGTGGAGGATGTTGTGCTCCGGCAGCCGCTGCACCCACCGAGCCGAGGGACCCTGTGCATCACCGGCCACCACCTGCTCTTCTCGGAGAGGGAGGAGGGCAGCTCCCAGCAGGTTCTGCTGCTGCTCAGGAACATCGATGCCATTGAGAAAAG GATGTCTGGATCCTCAGGAACAATTACCATCAAGTGTAAAGATCTGCGGGTGCTTCAGCTGGACATTCCTGGCATGGAGCAGTGCCTCAACATCTCACGCTCCATTGAG ACCCTGTCCTGTCTGGACAATGTGTCGGAGATGTATCCTTTCTTTTACAGACCCACTGACCTCAGCCTGCAGGACCAGTGGGGCCTCTCGACCCCTGAAAAACACTACACTCAAATGAAGGAGCTG CATGAGAGATGGAGACTGAGCAGCGTTAACAAAAGCTACTCTGTGTGTCCTTCCTATCCTCCGGCGGTCATTGTTCCAAACTGCATCGACGATGAAACGCTGAAGAAGGTGGCCAAATTCAGGCAGGGTGGCCGCTTCCCTGTCCTGTGCTACTATCACAGAAAGAATGGCATG GTAATCATGCGCAGCAGTCAGCCGCTTACAGGTGCCAACAGGAAACGTTGCAAGGAAGATGAACTCCTCCTTCAGGCTGTGATTGAAGACTCAGAAAAAGGTTTCATTATCGACACCCGTTCAAGTCAGCAGGTTCAGCAGGCACGTATGACAGGCGGAGGTTTTGAGTCCAAATCATTCTATAACTGCTGGAAGAGACTTCACAGACAGATGGAAAG GGGTAAGGCCCTCCAGGAGAGTCTGATCAAACTGGTGGAGGCCTGCAGTGATGAGTCCCACAACGTTGACCGCTGGCTCAGTAAGCTTGAGAATTCAAAGTGGCTGTCTCACGTCCAGACTGCTCTGTCCACAGCTGGCCTGCTGGCAGAGTGTGTGGAGAG GGACGGACATTCAGCTCTGGTCCATGGCTATGAAGGTACCGACTGCAGTTTGCTCATCTGCACTCTGGCTCAGCTCATCATGGACCCATTCTGCCGCACACTGGAGGGTTTCCTGGCTCTTCTGGAGAGGGAGTGGGTACAG GCAGGACACCCATTCCAGCAGCGGTGTGCCCATTCGGCTTACTCCCACGCTCGCTTCCAGCAGGAGTCTCCAGTCTTCCTACTCCTGCTGGACTGTGTTTGGCAGCTTTGGCGTCAGTTCCCCCTGGCATTGGGTTTCTCAGAGGCGCTGCTCCTCAGACTGGCGAACGAGGTGTACGCTTCAGACTACGGCACCTTTCTGTGTAACAACGACCAGGACAG GTGTGCCCTGGGAGTTAAGGACAGGACTCACTGTTTGTTCCGAGCCCTGCTGAGGCCAGCTGAAAGAGATTACTACTCAAACCCCCTGTATGAGCCCACAGAGTTGGCAATATGGCCTTCAGTTCACCCTCAGTCCCTGCAGCTCTGGAGAG GCTTTTTCCTGAGGTGGACGCAGCTGGCACATCATCTTGAAGCGGTTCAGGAGGAAATAAGGAGCATGGTCATTGAGTGGGCCAGGGTGGCACAGAGGTGA
- the tdh2 gene encoding L-threonine dehydrogenase 2, whose product MQPGVWVGTPTAELLGLLCRGCLSRVQNKPSCSFSSWPRRMSRWNNMESSNANTSQENPRVLITGGLGQLGVGLAQMLRNQYGPESVILSDIKKPPSHVYASGPFVYADVLDYKHLREQIVNNRITWLVHYSALLSAVGEANVALARKINITGLHNVLDLALENCLRLFVPSTIGAFGPSSPRDPAPDLCVQRPRTIYGVSKVHGELMGEYLHHKYGLDFRCLRYPGVISVNTPPGGGTTDYAVQIFHDALSTGHHECYLRPDTRLPMMHISDCHRATVEFMQTPDCQLSLRTYNIAAMSFTPEEVAQEIRKHLPHLKVTYNPDSVRQTIADSWPVRFDDSNARRDWGWAPAFGLEELVTDMLLSVRDKRTREGFLVS is encoded by the exons ATGCAGCCTGGTGTTTGGGTAGGTACGCCCACGGCTGAATTACTGGGCCTATTGTGCCGAGGCTGTCTCAGCAGGGTGCAGAATAAGCCCAGTTGCAGTTTCAGTTCTTGGCCCAGAAGGATGAGCAGGTGGAACAATATGGAGTCCAGCAACGCTAATACTTCTCAGGAGAATCCACGTGTGCTCATCACAG GTGGTTTGGGGCAGTTGGGTGTGGGGCTTGCTCAGATGCTGAG GAACCAGTATGGGCCAGAGAGTGTGATCTTGTCAGACATCAAGAAGCCCCCATCACATGTTTATGCCAGTG GCCCGTTTGTGTATGCCGATGTGCTGGACTACAAACACCTCAGAGAACAGATCGTAAATAACCGCATTACTTGGCTGGTCCACTATAGCGCTTTGCTGAGTGCTGTGGGTGAGGCTAATGTGGCTTTAGCACGAAAGATTAACATCACAG GTCTACACAATGTTCTAGACCTGGCCCTGGAGAACTGCCTTCGTCTCTTTGTCCCCAGTACCATTGGAGCGTTTGGTCCTTCCTCTCCACGTGACCCTGCCCCTGACCTCTGTGTCCAGCGTCCGAGAACCATCTATGGTGTCTCCAAAGTGCATGGTGAACTGATGGGGGAG TATCTCCATCATAAATATGGCTTGGACTTCCGCTGCCTGCGATATCCTGGTGTAATATCAGTCAACACTCCTCCTGGTGGAGGAACCACAG ACTATGCTGTTCAGATCTTCCACGATGCTCTCAGCACAGGTCACCATGAGTGCTACTTGCGACCTGACACACGTCTTCCCATGATGCATATCTCTGACTGCCACCGCGCCACTGTAGAGTTTATGCAAACTCCAGACTGCCAGCTGTCCTTACGCACTTACAACATAGCTGCCATGAGCTTCACCCCAGAGGAGGTGGCCCAAGAAATTCGCAAGCATCTCCCGCACCTGAAAGTCACCTACAATCCAGATTCAGTCCGCCAGACAATTG CAGACAGCTGGCCTGTGAGATTCGATGACTCCAACGCCAGAAGGGATTGGGGCTGGGCACCGGCCTTCGGGCTCGAGGAGCTGGTGACAGACATGCTGCTTTCAGTTAGAGACAAGAGGACCAGAGAGGGATTTCTGGTCAGCTAG